CAGCAGACTGGCATAATTTAATGATGAAATGGGAGAGACTGAATGATAGTGGATTTACTGTTGCAAACAAAATAGTCAACATGAAGATCAGTGAGCAGTAAGTATGATAATACAAGTAAAGACAGCATAAAGATTGTGTTTATTGAGAAATTTATCAGTTTTCTTCACtagaaagttcttttttttggaaatggGGGAAAGAACATGTCTGGATAAGCTAACTGAGATCAAACTCGGCCCTTACACTTCTTGGTTACATGATCTATTTACATGCAAATAATAAATGTCTCAAAGATTAAATTAATCTCATAAAGTAATTATATTTGCAAGaaattgaaaatgtttattatacATAGTCATGCATAACATAGTTTAAAAACTTCTAGAATGTACAAAGTTAGAATCTAACCCTATAGATCTCAGCCTATATGGGTTCCCTTACTCTTTTTGCATATTTACAAAGGCCATTGTTACCAAATTTTACTCAAGTCAAAAATTCAGCAGATTTTAAGAAAGAATCAGTGATTTATAGGGACAAAAAAGTTATAACAGTGctgataaaaaacaaaaaacaaaacaaaaaaaaccaaaacaccacaaaacaaaaacctccaaaacGAAAACCCAGCTTTGGTAGACCTGTTCTCTTTATGCTGTAAAGAAAAACCTGTAACTAATGGTTTTGTGAAGAAACTTCAGAGCCCTGACAGCTGAACAGGGTTTATCTGACAGGATTCTGACAGGTACAAGTTCAGGAATATTTTGCTGTAATGGTGTCAGGTGTTGCTTTCACTTTCTAGCAGTTCCTTCTCCCCTATGTTTACAGCTTCTGTGGAAAAGTCAGTAAGACAGGATAGGTGTCTGCACATTAGCTGCTCTGGGTTCACAGTTAAATGTCTTAGCTTAAATTGTGCATGAAGGTGAGTTTGTAGTGAGGCACCAATctggagcagctgaagcctGGGCATATCTTGTCTGTTATCAGAGAATAACCTCCAACACAGGGGGAAAGTAAAGTGGGAAGAGGTGTTATCTTAACACCTGCAACTGTTTTCTCAAGCACGTGCTCTAAGGTAGAGTAATTCTATGTTCCTCCGAAGATTATGGTACCAGCTCCAACTGTTCACATGGCTAGCTATctcttttactatttttatttaggaATTCTCATGATCAGCCTGTGAAAGAGAGATTTTGTAGGATCAGACCACATGGATTTTAAATCTGCACATCTCAAGTAAAGCTGTATGCAGTTGTTTACTCTGCctaatgtttctgttttagaTTTGAAGACAACAAACTGGAGATAGCATGTGATAACAGTGCCACAGGATCTGAAAAGTCAGCTCCAAAATACAACGAAGAACTCGACAATTTCTGTGCAGAATTAGTTGAGACCTTAAAGCATATGGTAACACCCATTTTTCAGTCTTAGTCAATATGAATCAATTCCAAGTGTGTTGAAGTATGACTTAAGGAAATGCTCTCAAGTATTTGTTGTAAACAGaaaattgggatttttttattcacacTTCTTTGTCTTCAGACCCAAATGATTATAAATCTAGCATGCACCATTAATTTTCTTGATTGGTAAATTTGAAATTTGGTTTTACATCTGCCTTCTGCTTATAATTCTGAATCTCCTTTTATAAAGTGATCTTCTGAAAATGAATCATACAAAAATGCATTCTAAAACTGCAGCTGTTTTCTCATCCTGAATATTCCCTCTGtttagaacaaaacaaacaacaaagcatGAAGCAGTGCTCTACCTGCCATCATATCCTTGCAGCTGTCTTTGATCAGACATAATGCAGTTGTATTTTTAGTCCGCCTacctgcattttctgtgcagaaCTCCTCTAGAGAGTGGAGTAAGATAATTAGTATGTAACCCACCTTTTTTCTGTATACATTGCTATGAATTAATGTCACCTGTCAGTTTGACAGAGAGcaaaaggagtatttttttgCCTGatactgtaatttaaatttcttattaaaaataacttttacagACTTCTGCCAAAGTGGAGGCCCATTAAAAAGATGATAGATCTATTCTTTTGTATAGAGAGGATACCAGTCCAGTATTTAGAATaagcaggaaagcagctggaTTTTCCTCAAACTTTGTTCTGTGGGAAAAGGTAACAGTaatttggagggttttttctgtttttttcccttgaggtagttttgttttcagaccGCTAAGTGTGTTGATGCAGTTGTTTATTACTCCCAAGTAATAGGAGTCTAAGCAACCAGTGTTAGAGACCGGGTACTAAACATAGCTActacagatatttttcattccttattAGTTTGTACCAGCTTATGAGTTTATAGAAATAATGGCTGGAAAGCAGGCTGTTGGAAAAACACCCGGTagtgctggttgacagccagctgaacataagccagcagtgtgcccaggtggaCAAGAAGGCcagtagcatcctggcttgtatcagaaacagtgtggtcagcaggaccagggaagtgattgtccccaCGTATGTGTATTTGGCACTGGTGAGACTGCAGCTTGAATACTGTGTCCAGTATTCACCTGTGTTCAGCctctcacttcaagagggacacagaggtgctggaacacgtccagagaagggcaacgaggctggtgaagggtctggagtacaggtcttatgaggagcaggTGGgagaactggggttgtttagtctggagaggaggagactcaggggggactttattgctctctacaactacctgaaaggaggctgtaggcctgtgggggtcagtctcttctcccagacagCAAgtaataggacaagaggaaatggcctcaagttatgccagggaaggtttagattagatattaggaaaaatttcttcactgaaggggCTGTCGagcgttggaacaggctgcccagggaggtggtggaatcaccacccctggaggtgtttaaaacacgtagatgtggtgttTAGCGACATGGTTTAGCGATGGACTTTTTAGTTCAGGGTTAagggttggacttgatgatctcaaaggtcttttccaacctaggTGATTCTATGATCTATATTTTCACTTATTGACTTAAAGATACTCCCTGTAAGCTCTATTTTGTTGTAAATATTAGTCCCCATTAGTAATGCACAAAGTCAGATGAGCATGAAGGAAGTGGATTAAATGACCTGTTTTTTGAAGGAAGTGGATTAAATGACCTGTTTTTTGAAGCAAGTTGTTAAATCAGCCTAGATACATTGTCAGTAGTAGCTTGAGCTGCTTTTCTCACCTGCCACTGGGCTTTTGAAATCAAAATCAAGTCATCTTGATATGGTAATGTAAGAAAGCATGTGTTTATAGGGCTCGTGCCACACTTGTTCATAGACAGTCTGATGTTTTTCCCCAGTACTAAACTGCCACaggaaaaacccaaagaaaggtgaaaaaatgcAAGAGGGCTTTAATATATTTCTACATGGAGGAAACAAGAGTCACTAAGTAATATCTGCGGCATTCAGAATTTTAGGGTATCTCATATTAAATCTTTGTGTAAAATCCAGCTTTGATCCCTGTCTGGAGTTTAAAAAAGTGAGTTAGAAATGTTAAAACTAAATAATCTTcagaaatagttttttaaaaattaaattgttttaaaaatttaagaaattgttttaaaaaatattttaagtttataGTAGCCTAATGTTCCTGAGATGTTCATTAACATTACGTGTTCAtcattttcagacaaaaatacaactgaaaatggaaaagcttaCTTTGACTACTAAAGCAATCTGTGACTTGGAAACATTCCACCACGGGGCTGGGAATTGCACAGCACCCTTCTTTCATACATGGCCTACACCATACTTCTGTAAGTAAAACATTGATTATCTTAGCTAATTGCATTGTGTCGTTGATGTCATCCTATTtaggactgaaaaataaacccctTTATCTGGATGTCTTgcctgagagagagagaaagagagagagaattgtCTCCTTTTTAATTGACTAATCAATAAACACATGGATGCAGCACTTGGCTTAGGGTTACTGCTGATGACTGCTTGTATGGATTGCCAAGCATTGTCTGACATGCAACAATTACAGCATAAACCTAAGCTCGTCGGCAGCTTACAGTGTCCAAGCTGCAACAGCCACATCCTTTGTAGGGAGAGGCATATTTGCAACTTGGTAGTGTTAAGCCATAGGCTTAACTGACTTGACTTGTTACTTGACACTGAAATGAAATCCTTGAATGCAAAGAGCAAGCTATACCTCAGTTATTTCTCAGGCAGCTGAATTAAAATACCTCTGATCTCAATGTCAGTCAAGACAAGCAAGGAAATGTTCAATTACTGTCTATTGTTAATATCAATCCTTTTAGCATTCACTTGATGACAAAAGATACTGCCTCCTGACTGGTATTACCGCAGATTTTAGACTGTTTGAATTAGAGAGAAGCCTGGTTGCATGCAAACCAACAGCTTTCTGTGTGAAGTAAAAGTCATACCTTTGTGAAAGCCTGCTTCTTACTTCGCTACCAGAAGGTAGTGGGAAACTTATGTACTAGTTTCTGCCAGCTTAAAAGGGTAAGAATGAGAAAGGCAGCTGCTGTCAAAATGCTCGTTGTGACTGAATCATTTAATGATGCCCACTACTCCATGAAAGACTAAATCCTCCTGAAGGTAGTGATAGTTCAAGCAAAGTTAGAAACACAAGATCAGTGTCTCTCTAAAAATAAAGTGTGGTTATTTTTAGAAAGCCAAACAAAGATTATTACATAGATATATTTCAGCCCCCCTACCAGTATTACTAACATAACTAGTAACAATATTGGcttttacattatttcagttttggtcTGTTGTGTTGTTTTACTGCTATTTTTCACGATCAGTATCACTCATTGGTGATCACGCATTGCTAAAGTGCCTGATAGCATGTGAGGGCATCCTTTAGATTAACTAAAATCAACAGTGACTCTAAAATGTGAAGCTTGTATTTCAGGATAGCATTACCAATTTTTAAGATCAAATTTCAGTTATTTGAAAGAATAGCTATAATTGTTAATTTTATAGTGGGCCCTGAGATTCAACACCTCTGCTTATTCTAGAATTAAAAGTTGATTCAAGTCAAAATTACAAGTGTATAGAATATATCCAAAAGCTGAGGAAATGGTTTAGCATTTTATATTCTAGTGTACAAATGTTATTAATGCTGTAAACAACAAGATGTCTAGTCTAAATATGGCAAATAGTTTATAtaaggtggtggtgggggttaATGGTCAATATATTACAAGTATAATTTAACTTTCAGAGAGTTGCTGAAATGTTCTGGTCGGTGTGAAAGGTTTTTCAATCCATTTCAGATGAAGTTTCTCTGAAGCTTTCTGAAATGTACAAGAAGGAACTACAACTCAAGCAAACAATTGTACAAGAAATTGCTCATTCTGCTGACCAGGATCTGCTGATGGTCTATTTATCATCATGGTTATACCAGCCTTACATtgagaacagcagcaaactACTACTTGAAGCCATGCTGCTGGAAACAGGACATAGACAGTGCTAGTTTCAAATGTTACATGGCTTGCTTCTAACGATGCTTACATGAAACTGAAATGGCAAATTGCAAGGCTTACCAAGTAAGTTGAGTTTTTGTAAAGCTTATTAAAAGAAGTGTTTCTCTGTAGCTATTATTTTGTCtcagctgaaacttttttctgcaTGGGACAATCTGGTTTTGGTTGCTTTATCCATTTTAAGTGCAGCACAGAGGATACAGTTAGGAGGCTGAGTCCCCTATAATCAGAGAGAGGTAAGCACTACGTGGTGGTCTGGGGGGGGAGGTTCAATGCACATAGACATCTACAGCAAAGAATGTAACTACTTTCCAAGTCTTGACACTCTAAAATACCTACGTTATCCCTTTCACCATAGAAATTCAGCACTTCTTGATCTTTCATGGCATTTTTTTACATGACTTAACAGGGCTAGCACTTTTGTACTTGTTTTATaaatggggaaaaggaaaggaaagcacagaaggCAGGATCCAAAATGATCCACAGTTTGATATGTGGTTCTGAAAGGCTGTCGCAGACAGTAGTGTAaattctggtttggttttgattatAGTGTGCTTAGGTACATCACCCTTGAAGAGTGAGCCAAGCCTGAACTAGCACCCTGAGAAGTTTTAGTACAACTCACCATTCCACAGTCGTATGAAAAAGTCTTGTCTCTTTTAAGTCAttctaacttttttcttttaaacatgtTACATGAAAGCAGCTGTTGAATAAAAACAAGACCTGCTTCAGTCATGGCCTTATCCCATATTGTTTGCTTCCTGTCATAAGATTCAGTGAGTTTTTCCTTGGATTACTGTTTCTGATGCCAAGTGGGTTTGGTTTACTGGTGTGGCCCCCCCCATGTTTTTGGTTAGCAGTTTATATGACAAGAACTGGTGGctcaaattcttttctttttcatgctgctttcttGGAAAAGAGTGGAGTGTGTTCGGGAAAAACAGTTAATGCAAAAGCCAAATGCTGAAGGGGAGTTCAATACCCTTACTTGCTTTCATTGCTAAAGACATAATAATCACTGTAACATACTGTTGTGTCAGACCTAGGTAGTGTGGAGAAACTGCTACCCTTATCCAGCCTTTAATAACCGTTAGCTGCTACTGCAAATTACcacttttcagaaaagtgtATTGGAATGTGGAAACTATGCAGCTGTGTTATCATTTTTAGTTAAATCCCTAATGCATAGTGAATTTAGGCCTTCTGCTTACTTCATTATGATTAATAATCTAAATTCTTCCCACGTACTGATTGCCTGTATGATCTGCTCCTATATAAACTGTTGATTTATATCTCCTACTTCACCCAATTATGTAGGGTTTCCAAGTGTTGACTCATTGTGCACTGACAGAGGTTTACCCTTCATTCTCCTTGAAGTAACTATTTGAAGTAAAAGACAATGACACAAAATGCACACTCCTATGAAATGACTATCATGGCTGTGGTTTGACACTAGAAAAATCTAATGAAAACAGCGAGAGATTCTGGAACAGATTTCTGATAGGAAAAGTAGGGTCACTTAACTGGCTCCAAGCTGAAACCCCATAAGCTTGGTAATGGAAATTCCTGA
This genomic stretch from Falco naumanni isolate bFalNau1 chromosome 7, bFalNau1.pat, whole genome shotgun sequence harbors:
- the LOC121092068 gene encoding cyclin-dependent kinase 2-interacting protein — translated: MAAKSPVDGTPRRPVLSVSARKIKDNAADWHNLMMKWERLNDSGFTVANKIVNMKISEQFEDNKLEIACDNSATGSEKSAPKYNEELDNFCAELVETLKHMTKIQLKMEKLTLTTKAICDLETFHHGAGNCTAPFFHTWPTPYFYEVSLKLSEMYKKELQLKQTIVQEIAHSADQDLLMVYLSSWLYQPYIENSSKLLLEAMLLETGHRQC